One genomic region from Prevotella sp. Rep29 encodes:
- a CDS encoding carboxypeptidase-like regulatory domain-containing protein has protein sequence MKRFVIFLIMTAAFTVMQAQQLYVVSGVVKDQTNGKALSHVSVTIGGTGTVTNEQGLFTIKLNRRPDQLKASMLGYRTRRIALSNTEQQRIEINLQPNSIRLNEITVTPLSAEDIVRKALQKVPGNYSTVPLLYKGFYRETVQKRRQFISISEAVVDVYKTPYTMQNTNQDAVAITRGRRLLNMKPADTLGVKLMGGPTMPVIADVLKNNEMLFYEDDMPNYHFELDNPVMLGDRMQYVVKMTPHIQRIYALFFATLYIDQQTLAFTRVEMELDMSHPGRATTSMLVHKPLSLRFRPRELSFVIDYRTEQDETHLSYIRNVMRFNCDWKRKLFSSPFTVISEFVVTDRQEEAIRPIRGRDSFSRRDKLYDKVEYFNDPNFWGADNIIEPTESLDKAIERLKLRVKRQRN, from the coding sequence ATGAAAAGATTTGTTATATTCCTCATCATGACTGCCGCCTTCACGGTGATGCAGGCACAACAGCTGTATGTGGTCAGTGGCGTTGTGAAGGACCAGACGAACGGGAAAGCGCTGTCGCACGTCAGTGTGACCATCGGCGGTACAGGAACCGTGACCAACGAACAGGGACTGTTCACCATCAAACTGAACCGTCGCCCCGACCAACTCAAAGCATCCATGCTGGGATATAGGACCAGACGCATCGCGCTCAGCAACACCGAGCAGCAGCGGATAGAAATCAACCTGCAGCCGAACAGCATCCGCCTCAACGAAATCACAGTCACGCCGCTATCAGCGGAGGATATCGTAAGAAAGGCGCTCCAGAAAGTGCCTGGAAACTACAGCACAGTGCCCCTGCTCTACAAAGGTTTCTACCGCGAAACCGTGCAGAAACGGCGACAGTTCATCTCAATCAGCGAGGCAGTGGTTGATGTTTACAAGACGCCCTACACCATGCAAAACACCAATCAGGATGCCGTTGCCATCACGCGAGGCAGACGGCTGCTGAACATGAAGCCCGCCGACACGCTGGGCGTGAAACTGATGGGTGGTCCCACGATGCCCGTCATTGCCGACGTGCTGAAAAACAACGAGATGCTCTTCTATGAAGACGATATGCCCAACTATCATTTCGAATTGGACAACCCCGTCATGCTCGGCGACAGAATGCAATATGTCGTCAAGATGACACCACACATACAACGCATCTACGCCCTGTTTTTCGCAACGCTCTACATCGACCAGCAGACACTCGCCTTCACCCGTGTGGAGATGGAGTTGGACATGAGCCATCCCGGACGTGCCACCACCTCCATGCTTGTCCATAAACCCCTCTCACTCCGCTTCCGACCACGGGAACTCAGTTTCGTCATCGACTATCGCACCGAGCAAGACGAGACCCACCTGAGCTACATCCGCAACGTGATGCGATTCAACTGCGACTGGAAGCGGAAACTCTTCTCGTCGCCCTTCACCGTCATCAGCGAATTTGTCGTCACCGACCGGCAGGAGGAAGCCATACGACCCATTCGGGGACGCGACTCGTTCAGCCGGAGAGACAAACTCTACGACAAAGTGGAATACTTCAACGACCCCAACTTCTGGGGAGCAGACAACATCATCGAACCCACAGAATCGCTCGACAAAGCCATCGAACGACTCAAACTGCGAGTGAAAAGACAACGAAACTAA
- a CDS encoding transcriptional regulator, whose amino-acid sequence MFPALDPLLHSELRLAVVSLLINVEEADFVYIKEQTGATAGNLSVQLDKLSQAGYIEVEKSFNGKKPRTTCRLTRQGLRAFEAYVEALKSYIKP is encoded by the coding sequence TTGTTCCCAGCATTAGACCCTCTACTCCACAGCGAGCTTCGACTGGCAGTCGTCTCTCTGCTCATCAATGTTGAGGAGGCAGACTTCGTCTATATCAAAGAACAGACAGGAGCAACCGCCGGCAACCTCAGCGTGCAGTTAGACAAGCTGTCGCAAGCAGGATATATTGAGGTAGAGAAATCGTTCAACGGCAAGAAACCGCGTACCACCTGCCGTCTCACACGACAGGGGCTGCGGGCTTTCGAAGCATACGTTGAAGCGCTGAAAAGCTACATCAAGCCTTAA
- the metG gene encoding methionine--tRNA ligase, which produces MEQKKYKRTTVTSALPYANGGIHIGHLAGVYVPADIYVRYLRLKKEEVMFVGGSDEHGVPITIRARKEGVTPQDIVDRYHQLIKDSFEEFGISFDVYSRTTSKTHHEMASAFFRKLYDEGKLTEETTEQYYDEEAHQFLADRYITGECPHCHNTGAYGDQCEKCGRDLSPTELINPKSTISGSVPVMKGTKNWYLPLNEYQEWLKGWILDGHKEWRSNVYGQCKSWLDMDLQPRAMTRDLNWGIPVPVEGAEGKVLYVWFDAPIGYVSNTKELCESNPARWGDWQKWWQDEDTRLVHFIGKDNIVFHCIIFPVMMKAHGSYIMPDNVPANEFLNLENDKISTSRNWAIWLHEYLRDFPGKQDVLRYVLTANAPETKDNNFTWRDFQDRNNNELVAVYGNFVNRALQLTKKYWDGVVPACGELTDVDRHAIEEFKDVKAKVENLLDAFKFRDAQFEAMNLARIGNRYITECEPWKVWKTDPKRVETILYISLQLVANLAIAFEPFLPFSSKKLRELINMADFDWSQLGQTDLLPAGHQLAEPALLFEKIEDETIEAQLKRLDDIRKANGAANYQAAPIKETIAFEDFEKLDIRVGHVKACEKVKKANKLLRFTLDDGSGTDRTIVSGIAKYYEPEELVGKDILFIANLAPRQLMGIESQGMILSAEDCDGSLSVTTLLKGVKPGSQVG; this is translated from the coding sequence ATGGAGCAGAAAAAGTATAAGCGGACGACAGTCACATCGGCATTGCCTTATGCCAATGGGGGTATTCATATCGGACATCTGGCGGGTGTTTATGTGCCTGCAGATATTTATGTGCGTTACCTGCGTTTGAAAAAAGAGGAGGTGATGTTCGTCGGTGGTTCTGACGAACATGGTGTGCCTATCACCATCCGTGCCCGAAAGGAAGGGGTCACGCCTCAGGATATCGTTGACCGCTATCATCAGCTTATTAAGGATTCGTTTGAGGAATTTGGCATTTCGTTTGATGTTTATAGTCGGACGACGAGTAAGACGCATCATGAGATGGCGTCGGCTTTCTTTCGCAAGCTTTATGACGAGGGGAAGTTGACGGAGGAAACGACGGAGCAGTATTATGACGAGGAGGCTCATCAGTTTCTGGCTGACCGTTATATCACGGGTGAATGTCCGCATTGTCATAACACGGGGGCTTATGGCGACCAGTGTGAGAAATGTGGTCGCGACCTCTCGCCAACGGAACTGATTAATCCGAAATCGACCATCAGCGGTTCGGTGCCTGTCATGAAGGGGACGAAGAACTGGTATCTGCCGCTCAATGAATATCAGGAGTGGCTGAAGGGGTGGATTCTCGACGGGCATAAAGAGTGGCGTTCGAATGTCTATGGGCAGTGTAAGTCGTGGCTTGATATGGATCTTCAGCCTCGGGCGATGACCCGCGATTTGAACTGGGGCATTCCCGTGCCGGTTGAAGGGGCTGAGGGAAAGGTGCTCTACGTGTGGTTTGACGCACCTATCGGCTATGTATCCAATACGAAAGAACTGTGTGAAAGCAATCCCGCGCGTTGGGGCGATTGGCAGAAATGGTGGCAGGATGAGGATACGCGGCTCGTTCACTTCATCGGTAAGGACAATATCGTGTTCCACTGCATTATCTTCCCCGTGATGATGAAGGCGCATGGTAGCTATATCATGCCCGACAATGTGCCTGCCAATGAGTTCCTCAATCTGGAGAACGACAAGATTTCCACCTCGCGCAACTGGGCAATCTGGCTGCACGAATATCTCCGCGACTTCCCGGGAAAGCAGGATGTGTTGCGCTATGTGCTCACTGCGAATGCGCCGGAGACGAAGGACAATAATTTTACGTGGCGCGATTTTCAGGATCGTAACAACAACGAACTAGTGGCGGTATATGGCAACTTTGTCAACCGTGCGCTGCAACTCACTAAGAAATATTGGGATGGCGTGGTGCCGGCATGTGGCGAACTGACCGATGTGGACCGCCATGCGATAGAGGAGTTTAAAGATGTCAAGGCGAAGGTGGAGAACCTTCTTGATGCGTTTAAGTTCCGCGATGCACAGTTTGAGGCGATGAACCTGGCGCGTATTGGTAATCGCTATATTACGGAATGTGAGCCGTGGAAAGTGTGGAAGACTGACCCGAAGCGTGTCGAGACGATTCTTTACATCTCGTTGCAGCTGGTTGCCAATCTGGCTATCGCTTTCGAGCCGTTCCTGCCGTTCTCTTCGAAAAAGCTGCGCGAACTGATCAATATGGCAGATTTTGACTGGAGCCAGCTCGGACAGACTGATTTGCTCCCCGCCGGACACCAGCTGGCAGAGCCCGCTTTGTTGTTTGAGAAGATTGAAGATGAAACCATTGAGGCGCAGCTCAAGCGCCTTGACGACATTCGCAAAGCCAATGGGGCAGCCAACTATCAGGCGGCACCCATCAAGGAAACCATCGCATTCGAGGACTTCGAGAAGCTGGATATCCGTGTCGGGCACGTCAAAGCATGCGAGAAGGTCAAGAAAGCCAACAAACTGTTGAGGTTCACACTCGATGACGGCAGTGGCACCGACCGCACCATCGTCAGCGGCATAGCCAAATATTACGAGCCGGAAGAGTTGGTAGGCAAAGACATCCTTTTCATAGCCAACCTTGCTCCCCGCCAGCTGATGGGCATTGAGAGCCAGGGCATGATTCTCTCTGCCGAAGACTGCGACGGAAGTCTCAGCGTTACCACTCTGCTGAAGGGTGTAAAACCCGGTTCGCAAGTGGGATAG